The Microcebus murinus isolate Inina chromosome 4, M.murinus_Inina_mat1.0, whole genome shotgun sequence genome has a segment encoding these proteins:
- the EPHX3 gene encoding epoxide hydrolase 3, producing MPDLVVTALLAPSRLSLKLLRAFLWSLVFSAALVAAAAYGCVALAHVLCRPRRGCCGRRRRAAPACLSDPSLGEHAFLTLKSSGLRLHYVSAGRGNGPLMLFLHGFPENWFSWRYQLREFQSRFHVVAVDLRGYGPSDAPRDVDCYTTSLLMADIEDVILGLGYSKCILVSHDWGALIAWNFSIYYPSMVERMVVVSGPPMSVYQDYCLRHIGQLFRSNYMFLFQLPWLPEKFLSMSDFQILKTTLAHRKSGIPHLTPTELEAFLYNFSQPNGLTGPINYYRNLFRNFPLEPQELAAPTLLLWGEKDQYFELGLVAAIGSRFVPGRLEAHILPGAGHWIPQSHPREMHQYMWAFLQDLLD from the exons ATGCCGGACCTGGTGGTGACGGCGCTGCTGGCGCCGTCGCGCCTGTCGCTGAAGCTGCTCCGCGCCTTCCTGTGGAGCCTCGTGTTCTCCGCGGCGCTGGTGGCCGCGGCGGCCTACGGCTGCGTGGCGCTGGCGCACGTGCTGTGCCGGCCCCGGCGCGGCTGCTGCGGGCGCCGCCGGCGCGCGGCCCCCGCCTGCCTGAGCGACCCCTCGCTGGGCGAGCACGCCTTCCTGACCCTCAAG AGCTCGGGCCTGCGACTGCACTACGTGTCGGCTGGGCGAGGCAACGGACCCCTCATGCTGTTCCTGCACGGCTTCCCCGAGAACTG GTTCTCCTGGCGCTACCAGCTCAGGGAGTTCCAGAGCCGCTTCCACGTCGTGGCCGTGGACCTGCGTGGCTATGGTCCTTCCGACGCGCCGCGGGACGTGGACTGCTACACCACCAGCCTGCTGATGGCGGACATCGAGGATGTCATCCTAGGCCTGG GTTACTCCAAGTGCATCCTGGTGAGCCACGACTGGGGTGCTCTTATCGCCTGGAATTTCTCCATCTACTACCCGTCCATGGTGGAGCGCATGGTTGTGGTCAGCGGTCCGCCCATGTCCGTGTACCAAG ACTACTGTCTGCGCCACATTGGCCAGCTCTTCCGTTCGAACTACATGTTCCTGTTCCAGCTTCCCTGGCTGCCCGAGAAGTTTCTGTCCATGTCTGACTTCCAG ATCCTGAAGACCACCTTAGCTCACCGCAAGTCAGGCATCCCGCACCTGACCCCCACCGAGCTCGAGGCCTTCCTGTATAACTTCTCACAGCCCAATGGCCTCACCGGGCCCATCAACTACTACCGAAACCTCTTCAG GAATTTCCCGTTGGAGCCCCAGGAGCTGGCCGCGCCCACACTGCTGCTGTGGGGGGAGAAAGACCAGTACTTCGAGCTGGGGCTGGTGGCGGCCATCGGCAGCCGCTTTGTGCCCGGCCGGTTGGAGGCCCACATCCTGCCAGGGGCGGGCCACTGGATCCCGCAGAGCCACCCCCGGGAGATGCACCAGTACATGTGGGCCTTCCTGCAAGACCTGCTGGACTAG